From a region of the Zingiber officinale cultivar Zhangliang chromosome 4B, Zo_v1.1, whole genome shotgun sequence genome:
- the LOC121975518 gene encoding trimethylguanosine synthase-like isoform X1 — protein MADPKKRKRRSQPKKGKLPQSHVILTPSIVSYWHQRYSLFSRFDDGVLMDEEGWYSVTPEAIAASHAERASAYVHCGRSLVLDGFAGVGGNAIQFASRGCHVVSVDIDPRKVEFAVNNAKIYGVEDRIDFVIGDFFHLAPFLKGDVLFLSPPWGGPSYRHLDNYTLDFLKPKDGYSIFQQAQQITPNIIMFLPRNVDVNQVEELSWLSSPPLNFELEENRVQSKVKAITAYFGDIASR, from the exons ATGGCCGACCCGAAGAAGCGGAAACGCCGATCTCAGCCGAAAAAGGGCAAACTTCCTCAAAGCCACGTTATTCTGACTCCTTCCATTGTTAGCTACTGGCACCAGCGCTATTCCCTATTCTCCCGCTTCGATGACGGCGTCCTTATGGACGAGGAGGGTTGGTACTCCGTGACCCCCGAAGCCATCGCCGCTTCCCATGCCGAAAGAGCTTCCGCCTACGTACACTGCGGGCGCTCCCTTGTCCTGGACGGATTCGCTGGCGTCGGCGGCAACGCCATCCAGTTCGCCTCAAG GGGTTGCCACGTTGTTTCTGTAGATATTGATCCGCGAAAAGTTGAGTTTGCAGTCAACAATGCGAAGATTTATGGGGTGGAGGATAGAATCGACTTTGTCATCGGGGATTTCTTTCATCTCGCTCCATTCTTGAAA GGGGACGTTTTGTTCCTATCACCACCTTGGGGAGGGCCATCATATCGACATTTGGACAATTACACACTTGATTTTCTGAAGCCAAAAGATGG GTACTCAATCTTCCAGCAAGCACAACAAATAACTCCAAACATCATTATGTTTTTGCCTCGTAATGTGGATGTAAACCAAGTGGAAGAACTCTCTTGGTTGTCTAGTCCTCCCCTGAACTTTGAG TTAGAAGAAAATCGTGTACAATCTAAAGTCAAAGCAATTACTGCCTACTTTGGTGATATAGCATCTAGATGA
- the LOC121975518 gene encoding trimethylguanosine synthase-like isoform X2, with amino-acid sequence MADPKKRKRRSQPKKGKLPQSHVILTPSIVSYWHQRYSLFSRFDDGVLMDEEGWYSVTPEAIAASHAERASAYVHCGRSLVLDGFAGVGGNAIQFASRGCHVVSVDIDPRKVEFAVNNAKIYGVEDRIDFVIGDFFHLAPFLKGDVLFLSPPWGGPSYRHLDNYTLDFLKPKDGCNQKTVVFTRSYAACFCHKPSRHRY; translated from the exons ATGGCCGACCCGAAGAAGCGGAAACGCCGATCTCAGCCGAAAAAGGGCAAACTTCCTCAAAGCCACGTTATTCTGACTCCTTCCATTGTTAGCTACTGGCACCAGCGCTATTCCCTATTCTCCCGCTTCGATGACGGCGTCCTTATGGACGAGGAGGGTTGGTACTCCGTGACCCCCGAAGCCATCGCCGCTTCCCATGCCGAAAGAGCTTCCGCCTACGTACACTGCGGGCGCTCCCTTGTCCTGGACGGATTCGCTGGCGTCGGCGGCAACGCCATCCAGTTCGCCTCAAG GGGTTGCCACGTTGTTTCTGTAGATATTGATCCGCGAAAAGTTGAGTTTGCAGTCAACAATGCGAAGATTTATGGGGTGGAGGATAGAATCGACTTTGTCATCGGGGATTTCTTTCATCTCGCTCCATTCTTGAAA GGGGACGTTTTGTTCCTATCACCACCTTGGGGAGGGCCATCATATCGACATTTGGACAATTACACACTTGATTTTCTGAAGCCAAAAGATGG CTGCAACCAAAAGACAGTGGTATTCACAAGGAGCTATGCAGCCTGCTTCTGTCATAAGCCCTCCAGACATAGATATTAA
- the LOC121975518 gene encoding trimethylguanosine synthase-like isoform X3 has product MPKELPPTYTAGAPLSWTDSLASAATPSSSPQDIDPRKVEFAVNNAKIYGVEDRIDFVIGDFFHLAPFLKGDVLFLSPPWGGPSYRHLDNYTLDFLKPKDGYSIFQQAQQITPNIIMFLPRNVDVNQVEELSWLSSPPLNFELEENRVQSKVKAITAYFGDIASR; this is encoded by the exons ATGCCGAAAGAGCTTCCGCCTACGTACACTGCGGGCGCTCCCTTGTCCTGGACGGATTCGCTGGCGTCGGCGGCAACGCCATCCAGTTCGCCTCAAG ATATTGATCCGCGAAAAGTTGAGTTTGCAGTCAACAATGCGAAGATTTATGGGGTGGAGGATAGAATCGACTTTGTCATCGGGGATTTCTTTCATCTCGCTCCATTCTTGAAA GGGGACGTTTTGTTCCTATCACCACCTTGGGGAGGGCCATCATATCGACATTTGGACAATTACACACTTGATTTTCTGAAGCCAAAAGATGG GTACTCAATCTTCCAGCAAGCACAACAAATAACTCCAAACATCATTATGTTTTTGCCTCGTAATGTGGATGTAAACCAAGTGGAAGAACTCTCTTGGTTGTCTAGTCCTCCCCTGAACTTTGAG TTAGAAGAAAATCGTGTACAATCTAAAGTCAAAGCAATTACTGCCTACTTTGGTGATATAGCATCTAGATGA